The Hymenobacter sp. DG25A nucleotide sequence CACCCGGCTGGTGCTGTACCCCGCCGTAGAAGGCGACTTTGAGCAGGGAGCCGCCAACCCGGCCAGCGGCAACGGTAACAACAGCCCCAAAGTGGGTAAATACACCCGGGCTGCCGGGGCGCAGTATGCCGTTATTACCATGGCTCCCAATGGCCCCAAACGGTTTGCCGACGTGAGCAGCTACCTGGCCGGCACTTCCAAAATTTCGATGAAATTCTACAGCCCGAAGGCCGATGTTCCGGTACAGCTGGTGCTGCAGGACAAAACCAAAGCGGCTACCGGCTACCCCAATGGTAATCTGGGCGGCACTTTCGATGCCAAAACCACTGTGGCTAATGCCTGGCAAACCCTCACGTTCCAATATAACCCCGGCGCCAACGACCCCACGGTTCTGCCCACCGACGTTGACATGCTGGTGATGCTGATTGCCCCCGGCACGAACAATGGCGATACGTACTATTTCGACGACCTGACGGGGCCTGCCTTCGCGGTAGTGCAGAGCTCCAAAGCTTCCCGGGCTTCCGTAGGGGCATTGGCTCCGCTGTGGCCCAACCCGGCCAACACCCAAAGCCACTTAGAGTTTCAGCTCGTGAAAGCCGGGGCCGTAACCGTTTCCGTTTTTGATTTGCAGGGCCGGCGCATAGCCACCATCCTGCAGCACGCCCATCGGGTTGCCGGCCGCAACCTAGTATATATCCCCACGGCCCAGCTGGCGCCCGGTCTATACCAGGTAAGGCTGGAAATGGCCGGACAAACGGTTAGCCGTCCCTTCAGCGTGCAACACTAGTAGAAAAAACCAGGAGAGGAGTTACATTAGCTCAGCCAAACTGCCAGCCAGTAGTTAGGCGGCTTCTGTAACTCCTTGGTTGTTTCTACTCATTTTCTGCTTCTTTTTCCCGTTCCGAATGGCCTTTTCCTCCGCACCCTCTGTTTCTCCTCCAGGCTTAGCCGATGCCCCTGGCGAGCAGCCGCGCTACACCTCGGCGCTGGCCTCGCTGACGGTATTATTCTTTATGATGGGCTTTATCACGTGTCTGAACGACATTCTGATTCCCTATCTGAAGGCTATTTTCCAGCTCAGCTACACGCAGGCTAACCTGATTAACCTCTGCTTTTTTGGTGCCTACTTCGTGATGGGTATTCCGGCCGGCAAAGTGGTGCAGCGCATCGGCTATAAAGGCGGCATGCTGCTGGGCTTTCTAGTAGCGGCGCTGGGTTGCTTCCTGTTTTACCCCGCCGCCGACAGCCGCTCTTATGGCTTGTTTCTGGGTGCCCTGTTCGTGCTGGCCACGGGCGTAGTGCTGCTGCAGGTAGCCGGCAACCCCTACGTAGCTATTCTGGGCCCGGCTAAGTCGGCCCCGGCCCGCCTCACGCTCACGCAGGCGTTCAACTCGCTGGGTACCACGGTGGCTCCGCTGCTGGGCGCGGCCCTGATTCTGTCTAACCTGCCGGATCTGGATACTGCCGCTTCCGCCGCCGCTATTGATGTAAGGGCCGTACAAGTGCCTTACCTAGTTATCGGTGGGGTTCTTATCGTTATCAGTGTGTTACTGGGTATGCTGAAGCTACCACGTATTGAGCATGCTCCTGATACCGATACCACCCGTTCCAAGCCATGGCACTACCGCCACCTGGTGCTGGGTATGGTGGGCATCTTTGTATACGTAGGCGGCGAAGTGGCCATTGGCTCACACATTGTTTCTTACCTGCACCTGCCCGATGTAATGAATCTGGCGCCTAAAGCGGCTGGTTCTATGGTGGCCTATTACTGGGGAGGAGCTATGGTAGGCCGCTTCTTAGGCGCTTACCTGCTCAATAAAGTAAACCCCGGTCGTCTCTTGGCCTTCAATGCGCTGGGCGCTGTAGTGCTGGTGCTGATTTCCATGAACACGCATGGCGAAATTGCCATGTGGAGCCTGCTGGCCGTGGGCCTGATGAACTCCATCATGTTCGCCACTATTTTCACGCTGGCCGTAGCCGGTTTGGGCCGCCATACCGAAGAAGCCTCCGGGCTGCTGAACGTGGCCATTGTGGGTGGTGCTCTGGTGCCTATGCTCTTCGGGGCCGTGGCCGATGCCAGCACCCTGCGCATGGCTTTGATTCTGCCGGTGCTCTGCTACCTCTACATTTTGTGGTACGGCCTGAAAGGGCACGTGCGCACCGTGTAGAGATTCGATAAAAAGTAAAAAGAGAAGCCCTCCGCTGCAGCTGCAGCGGAGGGCTTCTCTTTTTACTGGGGTTCTTACTCGGCGCTCGGAGCTACCGGTGTGGTTTGCGGAGCTTCAGCGCCGGAGCCTTCCGGGCGGTTGCTACGGTTCCGGTTGCGGCCGCCGCGGTTACGCCGACCCTGGCCTTCGCCTTTGTCACCTTCGGCGCGGGGCGCGCGGGCCTGGCTTACGCCGTCCTTCGCTTCTCCTTCCGGCCGGGGTTCCCGCGGCGCGCGGGGCGGACGGGCTTCCCCCTCGGGGCGCGGCTCACGCGGTGGGCGCTGGTAGGGCTGGGCTGGGGCGTGGCCGGCATCCAGGGCGGCCAGGGCGGCGTTGGCCTTGGCTATGCGCTCTATGTGCTTGGGGTCTTTGGGGTCGTGGGCGTCGCGGCGGTTGACGTCGCGGCCCCCGCTGCCTTCGGTACGCGGGCCCCGGTCGCGGCCTCCGCCGCCACCCGAGCGGCTGCCACCGCCGGACCGGCCACCCCGCTCAGGGCGGCCACCAATCTTACCGTGCAGGCCGGCAAAACGCTTGGGGTCAAACTCGGGCGCTTCGCCCAGGCCCAACTCCTCGGTAATGTTCTTTTTCTCCAGCTCGCGCTCAATCAGCTTCTCAATCTTCACCACCCGGTCCTGGTCCTGGTCGGAAATGAAGGTGATGGCCGTGCCTTTGGTGGCGGCGCGGGCCGTGCGGCCAATGCGGTGCACGTAATCCTCGGCGGCGCGGGGAATATCGTAGTTCACCACGTGGCTCAGCGAGTCGATATCAATACCGCGGCTCAAAACATCGGTAGCTACCAGAATAGGAAACGCCTTGTTTTTGAAGTCGCGCATGATCTGCTCCCGCTCTTCCTGAGTGCGGTCGGAGCTGATGCCCTGCGCCACGTAGCCCAGCTTGTTGATGGAGCGCACAATGCCGCTCACGGCCGCTTTCTGCGAGGTGAACAGCACCATACTCAGCACGTTCTGGGTTTTCAGAATGTGCTCCAGAATGTAGATTTTCTGGCGGTCGAAGGCCATATACAGCTGCTGGTCGATGCCGGCGGCGGGCTTGGATACGGCCAGGCGGATTTCCTCAGGCTCGTTAAGAATCTGCTTGGAGAAGTCCCGGATTTTGTTGGGCATGGTAGCCGAGAACAGCAGCGTCTGCCGCTTCTTGGGCAACTGGCGCACAATGTTCAGGATATCATCGGAAAAGCCCATGTCCATCATCTTGTCGGCCTCATCCAGCACCAGGTACTTGAGGTCCTCGAACTTTACATAGCCCATTTGCATGTGGGCAATGAGGCGGCCGGGGGTGGCAATGATGATGTCGGCGCCGGAGGTGAGGGCACGCTTCTGCTGCTCCCAGCCCTCGCTTTTGCCACCGCCATAAATGGCAATGGAGCTGGCTTCTACAAAGTAGCCGAAGCCGGTTACCTGCTCATCAATCTGGGTAGCCAGCTCGCGCGTGGGCACCAGAATGAGGGTGGAGGTAGTGCCGTGCTTGGCGTGCGAAATCCGGTCGAGGAGGGGAATGAGGTAGGCGGCAGTTTTGCCGGTGCCCGTCTGGGCGCAGGCAATCAGGTCTTTCCCTTCGATGATTTTGGGGATGGCCTGCTCCTGAATAGGGGTGGCCTGGAGGTAGTTCATGGCATCCACGCCGGCCAGCAGGTCGTCGTGGAGGTTAAATTCGTGAAACGTCAAGGTTCAGCGAGTTAAAATGATACATGGCTGACCTCGGTTTCCTGGTCAGCAAAACGGCTGTGTTGAGGTAAAGATACGGCATTTTAGCCGGGTCCGGCATTTTGCATTGCCGGCCGGCGCCGAGCACGGCACCCGAGGCAGTCCGCGGATAACCTCAACCGCAGGAATGCATAAGCCGCCCATTATTTCTTTCTTTACGGCTATGCCCATACTCGACCGGTTTTCCACCCAGGCGGCGCTATACGCCCACTTCCGCATCGACTACCCCGCGGCGCTTTATGAGTGGCTGCTGGCCCGCGTGCCCGGCCGCCACCGCGCCTGGGACTGCGCCACCGGCAACGGCCAGGTGGCCGTGGTACTGGCCCGGCACTTTGCCCAGGTAGAAGCCACCGATATAAGCCAGGCCCAGCTGGCGCAGGCTCCGCCGCGGCCTAACATCAACTACCAGCTGGCCCAGGCCGAGCATACGCCTTTCCCAGCCCACAGCTTTGACTTAGTAACCGTGGGGCAGGCCGTGCATTGGTTTGAGCCGGAGGCGTTCAACCAGGAAGTGCAGCGCGTGCTGAAGCCGGGCGGCGTAATTGCCGAGTGGGGCTATGGCCTGGTGGAAGTAAGCCCGGAGCTGGACCTCATCATTCAAAAATTTTACGCCGAAACCCTGCACGCCTACTGGGATGCCAACCGCTGGCACATCGACGATGAATACGCCCGCCTGCCGTTCCCATTTGCCAAGGTAGAAACGGCCCGCTTTACGGAAGCCCGCCACTGGACGGCCGCGCATTTCCTGAACTACCTGCGCACCTGGTCCAGCGTGGCCAACTACCAGCGCCAGCACCAGACGGATGCCGTATTGCTCATTGCTGAGGAAGTAACGCAGCTCTGGGGCGAAGAGGAGCGGGAAGTGCGGTTTCCGGTGTTTCTGCGCATGGGCCGGGCAAAGTAAGTAAAGCCAATACCTTATTTAACCGGATACGAACAGGTTATTGCTGAGTGCGGCATCTTTCATATCGACTGGGAAACGCTACAGGCAACCAGAGCCCGCCAGGACGTGTCAGAGGAAGAAATTCAACTTTCTGACCTATGAAAAAGCTTGCCTCATTGCTCTTGCTGGCTGCGCTGCCTGTGTGCGGCATGGCGCAGTCCGTGGACACCATCCGCACCTTCACATCTAAACAGCTGCGCCGCCTGAAGCCCGGCACCCGGGAATACCTGGTGTTCCGGCAGCGCACCGAGCGGCCCCAGTACAACACCTCGGCCGTGTGGGTGCGCGACATAGCCATTGATGAGAAAAACCAGCAGATAGCCGTGCGCCAGCTCTGGTATGCCGGTGATACCCTGAGCAACCGCCAGATTTATTCCCTGAACAATCTCCGCAACTTTCAGCCCCTGTACCACCGCGCCCAGACCCGCCGCTCCGGCTTGGATGCCTTCAATTTTCTGCCCGACAGGGTAGTTGGCGCTGATTCCGTGGTCGATAATAAACAGGCCGGCTTCTCGATGCCGCACACCTCGCCTACCTTCAACTGGGAGCTGGACCTGGAAACCCTGGAGCTGCTGGACTACGCGCCCAACAAGCAGTTTGTCATCAACTTCTATCACCCGGGCAGTAAAACGCCGCCGCAGTGGTACGTGTACCGGGTAGTGGGCAAGGAGAAAATACCCATACAGGGTGGGGGCCAGGAAGAATGCTGGCTGCTGAAAATCAACTACAGCGAGCAGAACTACGGGCAGTTCTGGGTATCGGTAAAAACCCGGGAGGTACTCAAAATGGAGGAGCTGTTTAATGGTGTGATGCGCTATAAAGTGAAGCTGAGCACGCCTGCTATACCGCTGAGTCCGCGCAAGCCGCTTATTTAGCGGCTGGTTCTACTGCTTCTCTGCTATGTCTGCTGCCCCATCTGCTGCTTTGCCGCTCCACGGCCTCTTCGTTCTGGAACTGGCCTCAGTGCTGGCCGGCCCGCAAGTGGGGCAGTTTTTTGCCGAATTAGGTGCCGAAGTGCTGAAAGTGGAAGCCCCGGCCGGCGACGTTACCCGCACCTGGAAAACCAGCGCGGAGGATGAGAATACCGATGTGTCGGCCTACTTCAGCTGCGCTAACTGGGGCAAGCAATCCGTGGTTTTGAACCTGACTACCCCGGCAGGAAAAGCCGCCGTGCACCAGCTGGCCGCCCGTGCCGATGTGGTGCTGGCCAGCTACAAGCCCGGCGACGCCGAAAAGCTGGCCGTAGACTACGCCACCCTGCGCCAGCTGAACCCGCGCCTGCTCTACGGCCACATCACCGGTTATGGCCCCGCCGTAAACCGCGCCGGCTACGATGCCGTGCTGCAGGCCGAAACCGGCTTTATGCACCTGAACGCGGCCAGCCCCGGCCAGGCGCCCCAAAAAATGCCCGTGGCCTTGATTGACCTGCTCACGGCGCATCAGCTGAAAGAAGGCCTGCTGACGGCCCTGTACCGCCGCGAGAAAACCGGCGAAGGTGCCCTGGTTCAGGTATCGTTGCTGGATAGTGCGCTGGCCTCCCTGGCCAACCAGGCCGCCACCTGGCTGGTAACCGGGCAGGACCCGCAGCCGCTGGGCTCGGGCCACCCTAGCATTGTGCCCTACGGCACCGTGTATACCGCCCAGGATGGAGTGCGCCTACTACTGGCCGTAGGTGCCGACCGGCAGTTTCAGGAGCTGTGCGCCGTACTGGAGCGCCCGGA carries:
- a CDS encoding DEAD/DEAH box helicase, which produces MNYLQATPIQEQAIPKIIEGKDLIACAQTGTGKTAAYLIPLLDRISHAKHGTTSTLILVPTRELATQIDEQVTGFGYFVEASSIAIYGGGKSEGWEQQKRALTSGADIIIATPGRLIAHMQMGYVKFEDLKYLVLDEADKMMDMGFSDDILNIVRQLPKKRQTLLFSATMPNKIRDFSKQILNEPEEIRLAVSKPAAGIDQQLYMAFDRQKIYILEHILKTQNVLSMVLFTSQKAAVSGIVRSINKLGYVAQGISSDRTQEEREQIMRDFKNKAFPILVATDVLSRGIDIDSLSHVVNYDIPRAAEDYVHRIGRTARAATKGTAITFISDQDQDRVVKIEKLIERELEKKNITEELGLGEAPEFDPKRFAGLHGKIGGRPERGGRSGGGSRSGGGGGRDRGPRTEGSGGRDVNRRDAHDPKDPKHIERIAKANAALAALDAGHAPAQPYQRPPREPRPEGEARPPRAPREPRPEGEAKDGVSQARAPRAEGDKGEGQGRRNRGGRNRNRSNRPEGSGAEAPQTTPVAPSAE
- a CDS encoding sugar MFS transporter → MAFSSAPSVSPPGLADAPGEQPRYTSALASLTVLFFMMGFITCLNDILIPYLKAIFQLSYTQANLINLCFFGAYFVMGIPAGKVVQRIGYKGGMLLGFLVAALGCFLFYPAADSRSYGLFLGALFVLATGVVLLQVAGNPYVAILGPAKSAPARLTLTQAFNSLGTTVAPLLGAALILSNLPDLDTAASAAAIDVRAVQVPYLVIGGVLIVISVLLGMLKLPRIEHAPDTDTTRSKPWHYRHLVLGMVGIFVYVGGEVAIGSHIVSYLHLPDVMNLAPKAAGSMVAYYWGGAMVGRFLGAYLLNKVNPGRLLAFNALGAVVLVLISMNTHGEIAMWSLLAVGLMNSIMFATIFTLAVAGLGRHTEEASGLLNVAIVGGALVPMLFGAVADASTLRMALILPVLCYLYILWYGLKGHVRTV
- a CDS encoding class I SAM-dependent methyltransferase, translated to MPILDRFSTQAALYAHFRIDYPAALYEWLLARVPGRHRAWDCATGNGQVAVVLARHFAQVEATDISQAQLAQAPPRPNINYQLAQAEHTPFPAHSFDLVTVGQAVHWFEPEAFNQEVQRVLKPGGVIAEWGYGLVEVSPELDLIIQKFYAETLHAYWDANRWHIDDEYARLPFPFAKVETARFTEARHWTAAHFLNYLRTWSSVANYQRQHQTDAVLLIAEEVTQLWGEEEREVRFPVFLRMGRAK
- a CDS encoding T9SS type A sorting domain-containing protein: MMKTSTRILLTTGLLGLLGHAAAAQTLYDDFEQVRLVAYPNVQGMLTQDAANPAKNTVNGSTTVAKFERAAAEQYATISIALADASRRLQDVTPYTTGTKKISLSFYSPMAGVPVQLVLQNKAKAAATPYVYPQGNYAGTFNATTTVANAWETLTFTFTPGPGSSDASVTATDIDQLALLINLGNKDGSTYYFDDLKGPELTNGTPVDPKVPFLYDNFEDTRLVLYPAVEGDFEQGAANPASGNGNNSPKVGKYTRAAGAQYAVITMAPNGPKRFADVSSYLAGTSKISMKFYSPKADVPVQLVLQDKTKAATGYPNGNLGGTFDAKTTVANAWQTLTFQYNPGANDPTVLPTDVDMLVMLIAPGTNNGDTYYFDDLTGPAFAVVQSSKASRASVGALAPLWPNPANTQSHLEFQLVKAGAVTVSVFDLQGRRIATILQHAHRVAGRNLVYIPTAQLAPGLYQVRLEMAGQTVSRPFSVQH
- a CDS encoding CaiB/BaiF CoA transferase family protein gives rise to the protein MSAAPSAALPLHGLFVLELASVLAGPQVGQFFAELGAEVLKVEAPAGDVTRTWKTSAEDENTDVSAYFSCANWGKQSVVLNLTTPAGKAAVHQLAARADVVLASYKPGDAEKLAVDYATLRQLNPRLLYGHITGYGPAVNRAGYDAVLQAETGFMHLNAASPGQAPQKMPVALIDLLTAHQLKEGLLTALYRREKTGEGALVQVSLLDSALASLANQAATWLVTGQDPQPLGSGHPSIVPYGTVYTAQDGVRLLLAVGADRQFQELCAVLERPEWAIDARFATNPARVAHRAALEQRLLERIAAISGAELLRELEKRAVPAGAVRTVGEALALESAQRMLLPATAEFPYAGLRTVAFQSPAWPVAPALSAPPHLGMAE